tcaggtaacccggaggagaggtcggtgtccttgttggtccgggtgtgacgccggctctcatgaacctgtcgcttcaaaataaattgaggatcttgataagctaaaggatgtgaaaagcttactttccgggttacccttcggactttcagccttggcaagggctccgagtcggaggaaagtgacattacctcttcaaccaccgggttactggctccggtgtcatcctgttgatgaacaagtgttggtaaggcggacagAGATAAACAATAAAACATaacaaagagcttacaggttcaggggttacctctgactcggagctgtcgcttagttgcatcagctccgaagcggttggcctacttcccttcttacggggagcggcttttttggcggctttcttcacctttctggccttcttggccgcctcatggtcatatttgacccgccagaacttgtcgtcagcctgaaaaatacaatgatgatttcttcaaacgattcagatgaaagttatatacagaagaagataggatgatcagattggcggcttaccgctagggctgggttggtcttgcaaaagggggctaacccggtccttccgcagtctgccaggctctcgtttaaaagagccttggtcatctcctctgcaacgtcttcaggaagatcattgcggctgtgtctctaagggtcgtcctttcggcccgtgtactcacacattaagccggggcggcggctcaatgggatcacccgccacgagatccagacccggaccagatcgattccattcagaccattgcccaggagagccttgatcttgttgatagtggggagcagaggctggcgctccgccggagtcagtttgtccgacagtgggtgtgttgactccagacgcgatgggcgaaagccgggcagcggactttcatcagccggtgatgtgtcttggcaatagaaccaagtcatgttccagtcctttgggtggctcggcggctcggcataagggaaaagacagtctcttcgccgctgaatggagatgccgcctagctctagacttggcccattggcgcactcattctgacggttcaagtaaaaaagctctctgaagagcagcagactaggttcttctccaaggtaaacctcgcagaacacttggaagttggagatattggacactgagttgggtcctatgtcctgaggccgcagatcgaagaaggtcagaacgtctctgaaaaactttgaaccgggcggtgcgaagccccggctcatatgatccgcaaaaatcactacctccccgtcctttggctgtggtctctcttttgacgggtcaggggcacgttgcaagtaatggaggctttgggagctttgggaggcatggtgtaagtcggcagtctatgataaaaggaaaaacgtccgggttaattatgagccggaagaaatctacagttcaatgtcaaggccttatcacagctaagccggaagttttatggcgcatggttttctttaagccggaaggttctacggcgcgtggtttctttaaaccggaactgtaaaccgccgagattcaatgattgcagttttttactaagtgtggtaaaacaggtttcacacatcgcagtaaaaattttggatcaaaatggtcgggtaaaagaaaagtttctagacctagaaacagacgcgaggaggttcttgagcttgaacaaggctcttatgcagtaaGAAGAGGGatatttgcatgtgaaatgggTCCTCAACGTCTACCGCAGTAAGCCTATACAGAGCTAAGATCAAAAAGGGGCAGTAAAATTCAAATCTACTGAGAgccgcgatgaactacgaagaacagaggaagaactatgaagccctagtgcggatctgccctatggagtgtcgaggactcaccggagctgaagaggagcggaggttgccgccgtttgtctggaccgagtcagggtgatgcagcggccaaggttgacgaagaccgggggcgcgacggcggcggcagtagcagagctcgggcaggggagcagtggcgcgaggaagaagatgagggagagagaagtggctgagagcccgttgggccggcctatttataaggcgagctcataagtgggcgcgagaatcaaggagaccacggcgtggttatctccccacgaaacgcctcgattttcgggatgacagtaaagaaaaagatccgttgcggatctggtggagtaaaaaacgggttTAAtgaaagatgacgtcacggcggattacccggagtccagaggatgacgtcacgccgggttatggctcTCACACAATGataagccggaggttttctgtcgaaagaattgaagattgacatgagccggctcaaatcaatctggggcctaatgttgaggatatagatcttagagtcacccgccaggagaggccgggttactcatatgatcattgtcagaagcccggagccaagcttaaagatgatgggccaaagatgggcttaagacccggatatggcttaaggcccgtagttacaatcattattatggtagaacttgtagtgtaaggcaagaatagttgagagtccgagccggacactcttatgagccggccgggactctgagagctgctgggcgtcagcctccctatataaagggacgacccggcagcggtttagggacaagaaaaatctcatcgaaagccaggcatagcagttaagctccctggtcatcgaaaccctaatcaataccacctcaaactggacgtaggcttttaccttcaccgtaaggggccgatccagtataaaccctcgtgttccttgtcccgcattaaccccttcaagcttcctaactgcgatggctccacgactaagtcctagctcaaggacatctgccgtgacaatttcacgacaATGTAGATATAGATAATAACATTTGGCAATACATGGTTGTGAATGCATCTGTTGATGTGGAGGCCGGAGATTATCATTCTTTTCATGAAAACAATACGGACCCTACTTAGTAGGCGTTCGCGCAACGAAAGATAGATACGGTCGATCAAATAAAGTGTAATAATTACTTTCTCTGGAAGTTGCTCTAGTTATCTCGCAATTAATCAAGTTCAGGTTTTCTCTGCTGAAAGTCTGAAGCCGATCTCTGCCACTGTTGTTAAGTAAACATTTAAACATGCAAGTACATAGTCTTAGCTAGCATACATAAATGGCGGTGCTACGGCACACTGTACACAGACGCGCCCCTGGTCTGAGACAAATTTGACTAATTTGACCTATaatcgaaatcaaatcacagaatgaactgtccgtgaaactatttcacgcagCTGACCCTTGGCGCCtaactctcaggcgctgcactagtgcaacgcccaggagctaggcgctgcactagtgcaacgcccaggaactaggcgctgcactgtgtagtgtggcgcctagctctcaggcgctgcacgctGACTTGGGCACATATGGGTGCGACGCtggccgtgtagcgcctatctgggAGGCGTTGCACaatagggtgtggcgccggcgtggcgggcgctacacaaaagggtcaggggagtgaaatagtttcgcaaccagtttattctgtgatttgatttcgattataggtcaaaattgtcaaatttgcccttGTTTGAGGCTCTCTGATGAGCACTGAAAAAGCAGCCGACGGTACTGCAAATTGCATGTGTTAACCGGAGCCTAACGGTTTCTGTATAGATCGGCGCTCTGCAGGGAGTGTGTGAGTGAGGGTCACGTGACCCCCGGCCGGCTTCTCACCAACAACCCTCAATGCACGTACTCCATGGGACCAtgcctcttcctcctctccccctctcctctctcgtcTCCCCCACTCTAAACAGCGCCCTAAGGATTCCCCATGAAGAGCCCTACTCGTCCTTAGCCTGTACCACCTTCTCCATGACAAGTTCTTTCTCTCTCCATtcggttttccttttttttctcaccTATCATGAGAGCAAGaacattgagagagagagagagagagagagagagagagagagagagcagtggaACACTATGGCTTAGGGCAGAAAAGGGGGGCATGGTACACTGGTTTTCATGTGCTATCCCTCCATGTGTTGGCAATGATTTTCCGTTTTGGAAGAATGTGATGGCTCTGAGCCTATGGTGTTACTAGTTACTAGTACTAAGCTAGCTAGCTGTTCTTCGCCACCACGCATAAATTGCATATGGTTGCGGAGAAAGAAACAAAAGGATACACCATTACTACTAGTTGCTACCTTCAGTACTAGTGCTACGGCCAAGCCCAAGGGAATTGAAGAAGGAAGATGAGAGGCAGTACAATGTTGTTGCTTTAGAATCTGTCATGTCTCCCATGCTTttcccatggccatggccatgcaGTATCAAACAATGGAGGTAATCATTTGCAAGAATTTTTCACCCTTTCCTCGAGGGACTAGAGCAAATAAAAAGCGCGTGCCAGCAGACAGGTAGAACCCTGCGCTTTTGTCCTCTCACTCGCACTGCTCACTTTGTCCCAGAGCTCACTTTCAGGCCCTAAGAAGTGCCTGCGGCCATTACCAGTAATCATCATAATCTTTAGTTTCCTTTTTGCAAAGTTTCAAGGCAAGTTGGGACAAAAAGGATTGCAGGATGTTGCATAAATTCCTACAAGAAACTTACCTAGGCATGAAAACTCACTGCCAATTCATATTGAGTTGCCCTAGCATACCATACGGCGCATATAGTTAACCATATTATGCAAACACATAAGCTTACATCAGGTGAAAATTTTGGGAGAGTTCTTTAAAAAATAGGAAAACAACTGAAGATGCATACAAATCCACAAAATTATTACGTACCAAAGTCCTGATAGGCAACAAAAGACCGAAAAGGCCACCTTACGAATAGAAAAGGGAACAAAATGACCAATAAACTGTCATGTCGAGGTTGGCGTCGGTGGAAACAGTTCCATGAGATTTTGGGTATGATGTTACTATTGCTTCAGGGACACCTCTCAGATGTAGACAGAGGCCCATCTTGTATATTGATTCAAACAAGCTATAGATTACACCAAGTGCACGCGTGTTTCAGTGTCATCTACTAACTAGCTATTCCTGGCAGCCAACATCCTAGTATGGCTAACACTAGTAGTTCGTCATCGAGATCTAGACGAAGTTCGGCTGTCTATTCCTGAAGTAAATCATCATCAGACAATTCGGAATGAGAAGCGAAGCTCGAATCTGTTCCCAGAAAAAAGTTCCAATAGACAGAGGAATGGCTAAGACAGAGATGCCCCTAGCGCGAAGAGAGATCATTTGGTTTGTTAATTAATAGGGGGATTTTCTCAAAGTAAGATATGGATTGCGCGAGCAGTATATATGAGATGCCCATTGGCACTACTGGCTAGCTTCCACGTTCTACAAGGATCACAATGAGATCATTGGAGTGTGCAGTAAAGGAACACTAGTGAGTGGAGTGGAGATGCAAGCATCTATAAAGTTGCCAGATTGTCCCTTCCACATTCCCCATCCATGGTTCAAATAAGGAAATCGTTAAGAGTGCCCAGTTGCTTGTTAATGAATGTTATGGTTAGTTGATGAATATCCATATTTCTTTGGTACATGGAGCCCAATAGTTGCAAGTTTGAGTAACTACTGCAGTAAAAATTAACGAAGCCAAGTTCATTGACTTGAATACGCACAAGCAAATAAAAACAAAGAAGCATGCGTTTTCTTCTATTATCTTACTCCTTCCATTACATAATCAATGTAGTGCATATTTTGTTTTTAAAAGTCAAACATGTCTACATTTGACAAAGTTTATCGAACAGACTATGACATATAAAATACTAGATAAATAAAATGTATAAATACACTTCATGATGAATCCAATGATACTAATTTTGGATTTTGGATATAGATATTTTCTTCAATAAACTTAGTCAAACATAGACATGTTTGACTTTCGAACAATCTattacttactactccctccgtctcttatattatgggacggagggagtacattgtagATCGGAGGGAGTATTAGAAAGATGCAAAACAACATTGATGATGTTCTCTTCAGGATATTAGATAGTATAAAATACCATGTTAGCCagggaaaaggaaaaaatatatcCAGGTTGCTTATCCAAGTAGATCAAAATTGTGATGGTGCAAATATCATACACCTCCATTTCTCAATGGTTGCTTAGAAAAATACACATCAccagtagaaaagaaaaaaactacacTTTCTGCTTATGTGTGTTAAGATTGGTATGGTGCTGTTTAACTGGATGTGGAGAAGAACTgtcaaaatatataaaaacagaAATCCATTTTTATAACTGTCAAACGCTAACCACGACTACGTTTTAAAACACAAACATACAAACATATATATCTTAGAAACTAACCTTAGTGTGGTGCATTTCATCGCAACGCTAACACTAGAAGCCACTATTTCTATGAAGGTATTTCCATAGGTATATAGAGGATTGACATAAATCATTTGCCATGCATGCATATGACTAACCAATAGTTACTTACACAACACAATAACCACGTTATTTCAGCATATCACAGTATATATCCCGGAAATACACAATGCGAGAGGGAGTGGCCACTAATAAGCAAGAACAAACAAACAACACAAAGACACGAGTTAAACACCCTGATATTAGTATTCAAATATAGTGGTCACATTGAATTTAACAATCAGCATTTCCATTCATTAACTTTTATTCACATGAACTCATTATTACGAAGAAAATTAGAGGATAAATGTATTATCAAAACAATGAAATTAAGTTAGGGTGCAGCTTTAAACCCAAAAAGATCCCAGGTGTCAATTACTTTGGCCAATCTACTACTATTAGTTTATTTGATACTAAAATAAGGTAAATGCATTCAGCGGAATATACACATGTTGCATCCTTCGAAATAGagcaagttctcttttgagataatGAAATCGACCAACTTGAAAGGCAACATATACAAAGGAACCTCCATGCATTATAATAGTAACACTATTTATAAGGAGGAAAAAACATGTTATGCTTCAAAGAGGAATTAAGGTATTAAGAAGTTAAAGGCTTACTACAAATGTGCAATTTTGGAAGTTTGCACAACCCATCATCAAATTCATTTAGCCTGCTGTGTAGAATTATTTTTCAAATTGCAACCTCAATGATTAACTTCAATATCAAAACTGCCGGCTTATGCACCCCACTACCATTATTGCTAAAAGGCATGCAGACACATGAATTTTCTCATTCACAAACACGAATTATATTTCTTAAAAAATAAATTTACATATAAAATAACATAATTTGTTAATACTACTACTGTACTCAAATCGTAGCATTTCACAAGCAGACTTAGAGATTGAAATGAACTGCAATGCTACAATTGCTAGCACTAATAGATATAATTATTTTGGTAAAAAACTTCATCATTTCTTGTGAGATGAGTCTTATAAAATTTAATTAAAAAAACTGAAGGTACCCAATGCAATTGCAATTTAAGGTGATGGAAAAACAAATCAACAAGTTCATGCCATAGATGACCAAAAAAAACGAGATGAATGCGCGACCAATCAATCATTCTCCCTCATACCTGCTAAGCTCGGAAACATAAAACAAACACCGAAATCAAGCAAAGGGATCGTCGCATGGCTCGATCGATCAGCTCCCAATCAGCTGATCATTTGGTCTCAAACTTTCTTGCATTCCTCTCTCCCATGAACATACAATAGCTCACTCCTACTAGTAAATCCTAATATAGTATTAGCCACAAAACTAACAGAACCACACCATTAACTTATGGCGAAGGACGCGACATAGTATCTTGGATCCACGAGCTACCAAGTAAAGGGGACTAGGTTTCTAGGGCGCAGCTTTTGAAGAGCAAAGGGAAAACGAGTAGTAAAGCCGAGTGGTCGCACCTTGTGCAAGACAGATAAATAGAAGCTATGTAGTACGTCGTGGTAAAAGTAAATTTAAAGAAGCCTTAGCATCATATATTATTGCTCTGACGAAAGAAGTACCAGGAAAATCAAGATTGTTAAGAACACTGTCAATTGAAGATCCGGAAAGGAAAAAACAAGCTAGAGCAGTGCAAGAAATCACGCTTAGTTCCCGGGATCCTAACTGTCAGATTTCTAATCATTTGCTCTGACAGGGTATGTCACTGACTGATCGCCTCAGATGCTCCCAAGAAGAGCTGGAAAGTTCTAAATTACGGTGCCTCATTAAGCTAAGCTATAGCTAGGCTCTAGAGAAGGAAGGAGCATCAATTTATGCATCAATTGACAGATCGAAGAAACCAGGGGTTGGGTGGAGGCACGGTGTTACAGCGGGAGTCGCCGTCGACGTGCGTCCGTGCGTCGTCACTGTCTCTGGTAGGGGTGGCCGTGGAAGAAGGGCGTGGTGGCCGGGAACGAGCCGTAGAGCCCGGGCGTCGGGTACGGATCCATCACCACAGCCGATGACACGACGATGTTGTGGTTGTTGCCGCCGCCTGCGTCGCCCGCTTCCGCGCCCGTGCTCGGCGGGGACACGTCGCCGGTCAGGCGGAACTGGtagtcgccgcctccgccgccgctgcctcccgcgGCAGCTTGCAGCTGGGCGTGGGCGTTGCTGGGGCCGACGTCGTGGAGGATTCCCTTGAACACGTGGCCGCCGATGCTGACGGTGGTCTGGTACGCGAGCTCCGCCTCGGCCTGGTCCACCGGCCCGAGACGCACGCATCGGAACACCGCCTCCGAGCTCACCTCCCGCGGGAACCTCTCCGCCACCGTCACCATCTGCTGATCCcctacacacgcacgcacacaaaaAGCACAGGTTTTAGCGTCAGATCCGGGAGCATAGAGGCATGGAAGGTGTAGGTTTTGCACCACGTCGTGGTAGTATATAGTACGTACCTGAGGAGGTGGTGGGCGTGGTGGCGGCGAGGCGAGCGCGGGGTCGCTTGGTCAGGTCGCGTGAGGGGCCAGCCCCGCCCGTggtcgcggcggcggaggcggcgagcgcGGTGAGCTGCTGCTGGCGCTCGCGGCGCTTGGAGGCGGGAACCCAGGTGGACTTGACGTGGGTGGAGCAGGCGAAACCCCGGGACTTGCAGCAGGTGCGGCAGCGCTGGTGCTGGCAGTCCTTCTTGGCCTGGTTGCCGCAGTCCTGGCAGCTGGTGCCGCCGCCGGTACCGGCGAGGGCGGCAGCGCGCGccccgcgggaggaggaggaggatgccgc
This window of the Triticum aestivum cultivar Chinese Spring chromosome 5D, IWGSC CS RefSeq v2.1, whole genome shotgun sequence genome carries:
- the LOC123122296 gene encoding protein SHI RELATED SEQUENCE 1; amino-acid sequence: MAGFPLGTGGSGRDSSASPPGVHPSDASTFLYATRGGGFQLWGQPQDQQQLTHPFYAPNLIRFATDDLPAGAAQSLAGAASSSSSRGARAAALAGTGGGTSCQDCGNQAKKDCQHQRCRTCCKSRGFACSTHVKSTWVPASKRRERQQQLTALAASAAATTGGAGPSRDLTKRPRARLAATTPTTSSGDQQMVTVAERFPREVSSEAVFRCVRLGPVDQAEAELAYQTTVSIGGHVFKGILHDVGPSNAHAQLQAAAGGSGGGGGDYQFRLTGDVSPPSTGAEAGDAGGGNNHNIVVSSAVVMDPYPTPGLYGSFPATTPFFHGHPYQRQ